The following are from one region of the Anaeropeptidivorans aminofermentans genome:
- a CDS encoding DJ-1/PfpI family protein: MLFDDFETLDAFGPAEVFGGFEAYALKYFSLKGGTITSRHNTVIETLALNEIKNHDVFLIPGGLGTRSLVNNETFIEKIKEEAQKSKYVLTVCTGSALLGKTGLLDGIEATSNKKAFAFAKDSGPKVKWIYEARWVKDGKYYTSSGISAGIDMALDFVADHLGVKSAEERASHMEYIWNKDKSYDPFAL; the protein is encoded by the coding sequence TTGCTTTTTGACGATTTTGAGACTCTGGATGCTTTTGGCCCCGCGGAAGTTTTTGGCGGCTTTGAGGCATATGCGCTTAAATACTTTTCTTTAAAAGGCGGTACAATTACATCAAGGCATAATACGGTAATAGAAACTTTAGCTTTAAACGAAATTAAAAACCATGACGTATTTCTTATCCCCGGCGGATTAGGCACAAGAAGCCTTGTAAATAATGAAACATTCATAGAAAAAATAAAAGAAGAAGCACAGAAAAGCAAATACGTATTAACCGTATGCACAGGCTCTGCTCTGCTTGGAAAAACAGGGCTATTAGACGGCATAGAGGCTACATCTAATAAAAAAGCCTTTGCGTTTGCCAAGGATTCGGGGCCGAAAGTAAAATGGATTTACGAAGCTCGCTGGGTAAAGGACGGAAAATATTATACCTCCTCAGGAATTTCTGCCGGCATCGATATGGCCCTTGATTTTGTGGCAGATCATCTTGGTGTAAAATCAGCAGAGGAAAGAGCCTCTCACATGGAATATATTTGGAATAAAGATAAAAGCTACGACCCCTTTGCACTATAA
- a CDS encoding response regulator, with product MSKKVLVIDDEKNIVDIVEFNLKKEGYEILKAFDGEAGLKSALEEDPDLILLDIMMPKMDGFEVCKKVREKKDTPIIMLTARAEEVDKVLGLELGADDYVTKPFGVRELMARVKANIRRSDSVSAGETSEGDIKSYGEITIDSKRYEVRRNGELMNLTRREFELIRFLAAQRGQVFSRESLLEKVWGYEYFGDVRTVDVTVRRLRAKIEANPEYPRYVLTKRGVGYYFSEE from the coding sequence ATGTCTAAAAAAGTTCTCGTAATAGACGATGAGAAAAATATAGTTGATATAGTTGAATTTAACCTGAAGAAAGAAGGTTATGAAATTCTTAAGGCTTTCGATGGTGAGGCAGGTCTTAAATCAGCTCTTGAGGAGGACCCCGACCTTATCCTTTTAGATATTATGATGCCTAAAATGGACGGCTTTGAGGTATGTAAGAAAGTAAGGGAGAAAAAGGATACTCCTATTATTATGCTGACTGCCAGGGCAGAAGAGGTAGACAAGGTTCTCGGCCTTGAGCTTGGGGCAGATGATTATGTTACGAAGCCTTTTGGTGTAAGAGAGCTTATGGCAAGGGTTAAAGCCAATATAAGAAGAAGCGATTCTGTTTCTGCCGGAGAAACTTCCGAAGGGGATATTAAAAGCTACGGAGAAATAACCATAGATTCCAAGCGCTACGAGGTAAGGAGAAACGGCGAGCTCATGAACCTTACCAGAAGGGAATTTGAGCTTATACGCTTTCTTGCGGCTCAAAGAGGACAGGTTTTCTCAAGGGAAAGCCTTCTTGAAAAGGTTTGGGGATATGAGTATTTCGGCGATGTTCGTACAGTAGACGTTACTGTAAGACGGTTAAGGGCTAAAATAGAAGCCAATCCCGAATATCCCCGATATGTTCTTACAAAAAGAGGCGTAGGATACTACTTCAGCGAAGAATAG